Genomic segment of Candoia aspera isolate rCanAsp1 chromosome 2, rCanAsp1.hap2, whole genome shotgun sequence:
ttccaaatttgctggcatctagcatgcattaccttgacagcgtcatctcgcaagattttgaacaatttagctgggatgccgtcatctcctgctgccttgttattagcaatgcttctcaaggcccattcaacctcactcttcaggatgtctggctttaaCTCAGTGGccacattgtcaaagctatccccgatattgttatccttcctatacagatcttccgtaccgtatattcttgccaccttttcttgatctcttcttcttctgttaggtccttgccatctttgtttttgatcatacccaattttgcctggaatttacctccaatgttcctaattttctggaagaggtctcttgcccttcctattctattgtcttcttccacttccacgcattgcttgtttaaaaataattccttttctcttctggctaacctctgaaattttgcatttaattgggcatatctccccctatcactgttgccttttgttttccttctttcttgggctacttctagtgtctcagcagacagccattttgccttcttggttttctttttctttgggatgtattttgttgctgcctcatgaacaatgttgtgaacttctgtccatagttcttccgggacccgatctactaagtccagtcccttaaatctattcttcacctccgctgcatattctttaggaatatgagtgagctcatatgcagagtgagttgtcttggcaaaattctatcagcctatgtcctgattcgttttgttctcccaggccatacttacctgtaattcgaggtgtcatttgactgcccaccttagcattccagtctcctgtgatgaaaataacatctgttttaggtgtgctgtccagtaggtgctgcagatcctcatagaactgctgtacttcagcttcttcagcatctgtggttggggcgtatatttggatcactgtgatgttagatggcttgccctgaattcgaattgagatcattctatcattttttgtattgtatccaagcactgctttagccactttactattaattaggaaggctactccatttcttctgtggtcctcttgtccacagtagtagatctggtggtcatttgatgtgaagtggcccattcctgtccatttcagttcactgacgcccaaaatgtctatatttaatcttgacatctcaccaataactgttgaggttttcctactaacagattaagctgctgttgtacctaatcattttggcccagtgaaaaggttgtattagattgtctcctctcacgtgcttcatgcaaaatagcctggggggaggatacctgcccggacttgttcttacttcctcttttttctctgccgggaatgtagccaagcaaggcttgctccaaaggggagctaaatcctttaaatatgttttgcttttgtttttgctttctgtaaataaattatttttatagaaatgcttggtgtgtgacttttttgacctctcctgggctaaaggctttcccagcatctgccaacaataaccacatccaatttgccctggctcatagatcttacattccaggttccagtggcgtgttgatccttagaacatcggattcgccattcaccaccaggaccgtcagccactagccgtcctttcggctttgagctagctgcgttgtcacgtctggggctagttgaactcatcctctgttcctccccagtagcattttgaccatcttccgacctgggagtctcatcttctgatgacatactgacatatctctggttgtactgatccatttagttttcatggcaagaatactggggtgggttgccattaccttccccagggattgcatttagtctgacctctctgtcatgaccttcccatcttgggtgggccttcatggtttagttcatggcctcatggaggtgctcaagctccagcaccacaacaaggtaacgatcctttgctgaagaatgaagCCTCTACTTCACAAAAATTCCAGAACTGAAGCAACTCCAATTTTCTTCTGATTACTGAAAATTGCATCTCAGTAGAGAATTCTGTCCATGTCTGGTACAGAGATTTCTTCCTATCCATATCACACTTATAGAAACTTTTGACATGAATTCCACAACCTCATTCATTCTTCTCTTAATATGACAGCGGTCAAGAATGGAAAGATGGAAACTCTGTAGCTCGGCTAATTATTAATTCAAGCATCaaggcttgtttttttaaaagtggggagggaaaATATTGTGATGCATAATTTATTGCAGTGCAGGCCCTGTTTCGACTATGAATGAGACAACGTGCCTGAGACCATAATGTATATCTTAACATGCTCCTCCACAACAGCTGAGAACTGACGGATATCGTGATATCTTTCTTGTGTCTTTGATTTCAGGTCTGAGCACCACTGATGAGAAGAAATGGAGGGAGCTGCGACGGTTCACACTGTCCACTTTGCGAGATTTTgggatgggaaagaaaagaatgtcTGAAAGGGTCCAGGAGGAAGCCCTTTGCCTGGCAGAGCAAATGGCTACCACAAAAGGTCCTCTAAAGAAACAGAATCATTTCAGGAAGagtattgtctttaaaaaaattaagaagctgGAAAGAAGCTGTATTATGTGAAGTCACAGGAAAACTAGATTCTGAAGTGAAACTCAAATCCTTCTGCACTTAAGTGCACACGATTAGGAAAAGGAAGATAGGCATTGACCagtgttcccccctccctccaataTTTTTTCCACAGTGGTGTTCAGGAGCAAAGGCAAAAATACTCACAGGAAATACAGCAGCTTTCAAGctgtttctccctcttttctaTCCAGTGCCCTCGGCTTCTTAAAATTACAAGGTTGTCTAGAAGTAGTGAAATCTTGATGTGGGTGCAGTAACCAAGAGAGCATACAGTAGAGACAAGGAAGTTATTCAGTGTAGTAATTATACATACAAACATGCTAAGTCTGAGattcccccgcccccccagttATGTTTAGCCAGGTTTGAACGTAATGCTGAATCAGACATCaagcaaattcagcagccagctaAACACTTTATGGGTAAATGAGACGGGTAAACTAAGGGAGGTAAGGAAAGCGTGGGTAAGAATCGGCCACATGAGGGATGGAGATCTGTAAGGCAACATGGATTTGAATTAAAAGGCCACAAATAGAATTCATTCAGAAGGTTGTAGCACCTTTGGaaaccatctttggtggacaagTCTCctctggaaggagaaaggaaaagaaatagaaaaaaaaggtgTGGGGCTATTTAAAAAAACGTTTTGGATTCATTagaaagagagagggatggaGGGAAGAGAGTGCTCAGTTAAAaccagaaaaagaagcagaatgatTTTGAGAAAATCATTTGAACATAGTGCCCAATGACACATCAGGCAAATTGAGCAGCCAGCAAAGCGCCTTAGGGATGAATGGGGATGAATGAGGTAGGTAACCTAAAGGCAGTAAGGAAAACATGGATAAGGATGTGCTCTTATAGGCATGAAGCAGATAACAATAGGCAGTTGGCATGAGGGGTGGAGATGCAAAAGGCCCTGTGGGTCTGGATTAAACGGTCATAAATAGTGTTCATTTTGAGAGCTGTGGCACCTTTGAATATCATCTTTAATGGAGCAATCTCtggaatgagaagggagaagaaatggaaagaaaagaaagtgggattgtttttagaaaaaagagagaaacagagagaggggaaaaaaagagattagaaggagagagagacagagaccgAAGAGCTCAGATGCAACTGGAAGCAGAGCATTCAaagaggggaagaaggggaagggacaAAGTGGAAAAACCAGCCATGAGcagaaagaggcagaggaaggAGTGAGAAGGCCACTCTTGGTGGAAGAGACAGCAATCAGAGTGTGAAGGCACTCTAGTGGTAACATGGCCCATGTCTTCATTTATTTCCATCCCAGCTCTGCTCCTTAGTTAATATTATAATCAAAAATTACCAATAAAATCTTTGAATATGTATTTAGTAGACTCCAGAATGGAACATGGAAACACTACTTTGTATCTTGATCAAAGAGCTTATAggattttaaaatccatattcagTTCTCAGGACAGAGGGAAAGAATAATAATTCAAAGTTGTTTTACCTGAAAGATTTTTGTTCCAGTTTTGTGGTGAGATTTGTGGAAGGGAAGATCTGCATTCTCTGATTCCCTTTGtaaattctttgctttttcttgcaggGCAGCCTTTTGACCCAAGAAGGGGATTTGCAAGTGCTGTTTCTAATGTGATCTGCGCAGTCATCTTTGGCAATCGATTTGATTACAAAGATCAAACCTTCATAGAGAACCAGCAGATAGTGGAGTCTCAGATAAGATGCTTTCATAGTTTCCCAGGACTGGTATGTTAGTCATCTCTGTTGCTCCTTCTGTCATGAAGCCCCACTTTTCTAGcaggtctttgtgtgtgtgtgtgtatgaatgtttgaagccattagtggacaggtaggatcactgaatggagcagagcttaacacagcaaaaaatgcgcacagaaaaagaatattatcttcaataacattaatgagcacgttcgagaaatataggttattgatcttatatacttagcccacccaagcatagagaattacacacttagacaaactaggttcaaaagtaagtaacaAGAGTCTTACTCATttgtttggtccagttacatcattcaggaaaatgatgattcttgttcttcttctgttcctaaacttaattgaccctcagccctcattgctgctgaaagctgcatggagaaagggggaacctcctgaattctaggcccaccacatggcccaagatggaaagagCTGTAGCCGCATGttcccttccaggatggtgaaggaggaggaagtgagttaggaatgtgggagggacaacaaacagcttcctccagaaacacatagagaatttgcatcctagagcaaactcatccacatgctaatgaggcatgagGCTCCAACAATGTTCAAGTCAGAAATGTGAACACTACATATGATTGATGAGCTACTAAGCCAGAGAAGCCAAGTCTAGACATCCAGTGAGACTGAGCCATCCAAACACCAAGTGATTCCCAGTTTACCTCTCCTGGCTGGGCTTACAAGGCCATTTCCTTCTCTGGTCATCAGAGCAAACACTCCTTCTGGCCCTGACCTGCTTGTTTCTAGTACTCACTCCCTTCTTGTCTCACCAGGGAGGTCCAGACATGGAGTTTCAGTGGAGGggctgatgccttttaatgttTCACTGTTATCGTTCACCCCTTGAGTAAAAAGTTAACATTAGCGCCATGCAGACTTCCTTGTTGTTTCCGTAGGGTTTCTAAGAATGACAAGAATATCCATTCCCCGCCCCATGCCATTAGGTTCGTGATATAAAGACAGTATCAATATTCCAATTGAACTAAAAAgctacattattttattatttatcttttttttaaaaaaaaaactacatataaataatattagCAGTACTAATTATCATGTCAAATTGTGGACATGTGCACCTCTCCTTAtcattgcttttttaaacagCTCCCCCATCTTTATGCTCACAGCCAGATTCTATCTTCCCCACTTCAAGGACGATGAGCATTTGCACGATTGTCCAGGAGTGTGAGAGATGTGGGGAGGCTAGGAAAGCAGTGGGTGAGTCCCTTGAGAGATTATCTCCTAAATGGTAGTCAGGCTAAATGAGGAGAGATCTGTGGAAAAACTTTTCAAATAGACTCCTTTTAATTAACTTAATATAAATTCCTATTATAGCTTCCAAGACACTGTATTTACCTGAGACTAGAATTAAAGGTAGCTTACTGAAATTCATGTAGCTCTTGCCTTCTTGGCTTTGGTGCCTATCTGAGGCTGGACAATCAGCAATATCACAGTAAAAGCTACTCGCTGAATATTTGGGGCATTAAGCCTCCACCCTAATGGTCTAAAACGGTATAGTATTTAACATGAACTCTGTGACAGGTGTACAATACTTTTCCAAATATAATGGAGTACATTCCTGGGCAACACATCAAGAGTTTTGCTGATGCTGAAAAACTCTCTGCTTATATCAGTGAGAAGGTGGAGTTCCACAGGAAGACGCTGGATCCCCAGAACCCCCGTGACTATATTGATTGCTTCCTCATTAGACAGGAGAAGGTAGGCATATTCTGCAGAATTGTCTAAATATCATGAGTATTCTCCAATATGCAACTAAGATGAAAATAGTTCatcaaatatgaatatgaaactATTTATTCTCCACCTTCTTCCTTTACTCTTGGACGACCCCGTGATGGCCCTTTCTTGGCATGTATTCCTGTTCCAGGCATAATTGTTGCTAAAGGTAACTACACTATTCTCCAAATTAGGCCAGGCATTAGAAATGAAGGCTGCTATCTTTAGAAGACAatctccttctttaaaaaaaaatattgagtatTTGTAGAAATTTGCTTTCCCTGCTAATTTAACTTTTTACAAGGTATTTCTTTAGAGGTCTTCTATACTCACAATAGGTGATATAAAGATAATTAAGTACAGTTTCCTGGAATTATCTTTGAGAAGCAATTTCTATTAGGATTAGTCCCTCAGATGGAACATCCAAGTTTCTATGGTCACATTGAATTCTGTTTTCCAAGCGTACCCTTTAGGAATTGCTTTAGCCCAGCTCTAAATAACAGCCTTAGTCAAAATCAAAGTATCCATTCTTTAATTCTGGCCATTACTTGTGGTAAATATCTGATGGGTAGGCCAGACAGGCAAGCTGTTTCTTCCCCTGCGTCAAATGGTCATCCCAGAAATACCTTAGAGTTAAAGAGCTTTTCTAGATATTCTAAAGGCAGCCTGGTTGCATTAGGTTTCCTTTAATTGAAAGAGACACTATGAAGAACTTCATGAACTACTTCATCTCAATTCCAAGTAGAatgtttattcttcctttttcccctcttAGGAAGAGAACTCATCTGAGGTTGTCCATACTCTTGAAGATCTTGTGACAATTGTGTTTGGACTCTTCATTGCTGGGACAATAACCACCAGCCAGACCTTGCTCTACAGCCTCCTAGTGATGGTCAAATTGCCACACATTCAAGGTACAGAAATGCCCACAAAAATAGAAAGGTGTCAGGGCTCTTAGGGCTTCCACTGTGAATCCTAcaaaaaagaaagtgaagaagTTAAGATGCTTTTGAGTAAGATAAACTAATTGCAGCTGCATTTATGCAGTTTTCCTGGGACCATTAGGGAAGTGCtttgcccctgccttcttccagtatgtttttttatatatatatatttcccagtCTGGCTTAGATGTCCTTGGAACAAATGGGCCCTCCATCAAGTCCTGAGATTTCATGGAGAAGCAACTAATGAGAGACAATTCTAGTGAAATAATATCCATTGATGTTTGCTGGATCTCAGCATATCTAGTAAGGGACAGAGAGACATGTCATCTTGGATTAGGAAAAATTGAAATGGTCTCCACTGGGAAATGActtcggaggaggaggagcaggaggaggaggtggtggaggagaaggcGAAGGAGAGAAAGAGCCATTGTCCTGTCTGGAAGTGTCTTCCCCCTTTGTGCTTCAAAAAACATGTTTCTATCCAAGTGGTAGCTGACTGCAGGTGCTCAGCATGAGAAAGTAAATGGCTGTCAATGGCTTCTCAATATTTTTTCGCACAGCTAAGGTGCAACAGGAGATCGATGAGGTGGTGGGTGCAAACCGCACTCCAGGCATGGAAGACCGGTTGAGGATGCCTTTCACAAATGCTGTTGTCCACGAGGTCCAACGGTATCAGAAAGGGAGCCTTGAGAACTTTCCACGGGCAACAACTTGTGACACAAAATTCCATGGATACAACATTCCCAAGGTGTGGTGAGAGAACTATTGGTCAAGATGTTctggggaaggaaaacaaaaaaagatgacaGTTAGGTATCCAGAGATCCTTCACATCCAAGGCAGTTTGAATAAATATGTATGAAACCAAATATCTGTCCCCCACtgacttatgtatttatttgaggcAAGTGAGAACTGGAGGCTCCTTCTTCCCCACATGAAGTAGTACCAACCAATGTCATctgtttcttcctctccctctagAACATGGCTGTTGTGCCAATGCTCTCCTCTGTACATTTTGATCCTCTCCATTGGGAGACTCCAGAGAAGTTCAACCCAGATCATTTTTTGGATGAAAAGCACGAGTtcaggaagagagatgctttcatGCCATTCTCAGCAGGTAGagtctgttaatatgttttctactacagattaaggttactatggtaactaatcattttggctgggtgaagtggttgaatttaattgtcctctttttggatgttaatttttgcacctggggggaagaacttgcctggacttgttttagtttcagtttcccttctgtgtaggcatgtagcgagttaagcagctctcactgagatcctgtaaatgtttgctttctgtaaataaacttatttttatagaaatgcctggtgtgtgacttttgtgATCTCTCcagggccaaaggctttcctagcaatctgctaacaggttatgagcccagtaagcagcccagtaaacccactaagaagcccagtaaaaccccagagagaatagagagatcagctccacacctcatggacaatttaaaggcaggtagcaaagacctgtgaagattttctttggagccacctggagattttccagcaactgctggtctacaggacaaagaagccagctgaggtgatttgcaaaagaaggaagaagccatggctccctcccagccctcagcgatgcctctggaatGCCTATCAGAGagaactatttgaattgggcccagaagatggaaatgtatcttctcaGAGAGAATCTTGGCTGCCaactggtgagcaaaccccccaaaatcccagtgctgaatggcttagacaggatgagtgggctagagccaccattatcctgggtgttgaggacaatcagctagtccacgtgtgaggtatgcagtctgcaaagcaactttgggacattTTGAAAgtcttgtatgtaaaggcaacagcagagagtaaagttaccctgacaaaaaagctgtacaaagcctacctagcagagggagatagccttcctgagcacctgcgttatattcagcagctgtttgttgagttgcaggagagaggaatggaatttacacctctcacaaaatcctatatcctcctgtcctcactgaatgaaacatgggacatgctgatttgtaccctggaggctatgcctgaagcagacctcaccccatcgtatgttacacagcgcttactcgctgaatgggagaagagagaggaaagatcccccccatctcttctggaaagctgcagtaccagaaaacaagggaaaagaagggaaaggaagctgaggccacagcgctagccagccagcgatgcttcacttgtggttcagctggacatttgcagaaagactgtgccttgagacccaagagtagaaagacagagaagaagaacacaagggcaacacagaagaaggctcttcagacaagccaaattgcacaggttgctgagaagggtaattctgatgtatgggtgttagattctggggccaattgtcatttatgtaattgtaaaagctcttttgtgtcactgtctaaaactgaaagacaaagtgtatctttggctgatgggtctgtgaccaaaattatgggacaaggtgacttgtatttatcctgcttgggagaaactgtaaaaggtgtgttgtatgtgccaaatttacaatcaaaccttttatctgtggtacaattggctgcaacagggtatgtcataacatttaagaaaaatggttgtgagatacgtaaacatggaaaattgtgtgctactggtatattaaaagactccttgtacattgtacaaaatgcaaggaagccaagctgcaaggctgcagttggcaacacaccatatcatgaccaatgtgtacacctgatgcacaggagatttggtcatgctaatttcaagtatatagcacaaatgccacagctgtgtgctgagctaaagataaaaccctgtgacaaatacttagattgtgtagtttgcaaagaatgcaaaaccctaaaagctcctgtgagtaagcacagtgacagagttacaactagacctttggaaattgtacactctgacattattggtccttttgctccaagtcttggacaagcaaggtatgcaatggccatcattgatgatttctcaagatacacatttatctacatcttaaaacataaagatgaggcatttgagaaatttaaaggttttgtgacatgggcaaatggaaaattccctaggcctgtatctgcactccaatgtgatagaggaggagaatacctttctcacaaattcagaaggttcctagtggaaaaggggatagaagaaattctttctaacccttacacccctcagcaaaatggtgttgctgaaagaaagggcagaaccttgcaaaatgcgatggaatgcagcttaaagattcttatttatttcttaagtattggggagaggcaatatctactgcctgttatgtacaaaacagattgtataactctgtgattcaggacactccattccatttgttttatggtgtgaaaccaaaggtaaaccatcttagggtgtttggtagcactgcttgggttcacattccaaaacaacagagaaggaaaggaggccccacaacaaagaaagccatctttgttggctatgaacaaagccaaaggaactacaggttcataatgggagagaaattaataattagcaaaagcgcttcttttgctgaacaaaacttggggggattaaattctagctctcca
This window contains:
- the LOC134489753 gene encoding cytochrome P450 2C5-like yields the protein MELTWAGALLLLCILFTLFSSFQIYKKKGQLPPGPTPWPFLGNVLQRDVLPLYKYYKKLTAKYGPIFTVWIGSKPMVALCGYEVVKDALIDHAEEFGGRSETAANRRIFQNKGLSTTDEKKWRELRRFTLSTLRDFGMGKKRMSERVQEEALCLAEQMATTKGQPFDPRRGFASAVSNVICAVIFGNRFDYKDQTFIENQQIVESQIRCFHSFPGLVYNTFPNIMEYIPGQHIKSFADAEKLSAYISEKVEFHRKTLDPQNPRDYIDCFLIRQEKEENSSEVVHTLEDLVTIVFGLFIAGTITTSQTLLYSLLVMVKLPHIQAKVQQEIDEVVGANRTPGMEDRLRMPFTNAVVHEVQRYQKGSLENFPRATTCDTKFHGYNIPKNMAVVPMLSSVHFDPLHWETPEKFNPDHFLDEKHEFRKRDAFMPFSAGKRACPGEALARMELFLFFSTLLQKFTFHMAGDSKDTDIWSLFMDFRNKNQYPFIRAVKRSVDTCVQ